One Fundulus heteroclitus isolate FHET01 chromosome 1, MU-UCD_Fhet_4.1, whole genome shotgun sequence genomic window carries:
- the mrpl49 gene encoding mitochondrial ribosomal protein L49, whose protein sequence is MSVSFSLRSLVRLREAPHLLSRPLTAAVTAGLRSASTAAPPEKRAAVIESAEDYKFVERLIPPSRVPDPPKHVGAAPSGWIPPAETPPALPYMIRRSRMHNIPVYSDLTNGNRKTTLVRKVEGDIWALEKDVREHLRRVTGKELPTQVNEVTMTVKVKGHYEQELKAWLAARGF, encoded by the coding sequence ATGTCGGTCTCCTTCAGCCTCCGGAGCCTGGTGCGCCTGAGGGAAGCTCCACATCTCCTCAGCCGGCCTCTGACCGCCGCTGTCACCGCCGGCCTCAGGTCAGCGTCCACCGCTGCTCCGCCAGAAAAACGGGCGGCCGTAATAGAGTCCGCGGAGGACTACAAGTTTGTGGAACGGCTCATTCCGCCTTCGCGCGTACCCGACCCACCCAAACACGTCGGAGCCGCGCCGTCGGGCTGGATCCCCCCGGCGGAGACGCCGCCGGCCCTGCCCTACATGATCCGCCGCTCCCGCATGCACAACATCCCCGTCTACAGCGACCTGACCAACGGCAACCGCAAGACCACGCTGGTGCGGAAGGTGGAGGGGGACATCTGGGCCCTGGAGAAGGACGTGAGGGAGCACCTGAGGCGCGTGACGGGGAAGGAGCTGCCCACGCAGGTCAACGAGGTGACGATGACCGTGAAGGTGAAGGGCCACTATGAGCAGGAGCTGAAGGCCTGGCTGGCCGCCAGAGGCTTCTGA
- the las1l gene encoding ribosomal biogenesis protein LAS1L, translating to MKRSSSEKRRHVVAWLNKAEWDQVLDHLYSQDAALQRFALQRVSAWRGRYAHSTPVAVDCTAELVRCQVLDRSGQLSGDDLVLLYGAALVRFVNLITEKQQGRRARPLRRLAGKLNIPEWVVDLRHDFTHRKLPTLMWCRKGCKVVLEWLQQEYWSRQLGGGPDEDWESQSDGEDDDADVKQQEGELMERQREMEAYKAARDFLVSYEKERYQSLDGSQEDKWLSPFADMSWLLGDIKQFSLDSAELLVDVLLEDGFLVPTAEQLQTLGCDPSEDCGPSGPRVPPVFLRFWLPLLKALNSPSFIHLFLGKLLAELKLAAGGQRERRAFYISAWASEAVLCNSNRHEFRFESKTQRKARVRERIFLNRIQLRWRQLLTACLDAPCVYTPHLLRLILEDMEPPLPQETQQKLLRLCCIYTQSPGPQPGPSEEQKHQPVYTVESLQRSRPRRSSERPEASADLRGADVLAQKATALRGSPWQVCPDKVPWEDYPLGKVPGQSDDPSCLMAETYSTMTVSEEPVELEGGRRQSAAGVSGPARTAEGLLWGQSDFTRLKSGLKLF from the coding sequence ATGAAGAGAAGCAGCTCGGAGAAAAGGCGCCATGTGGTGGCCTGGCTCAACAAGGCGGAGTGGGACCAGGTCCTGGACCACCTCTACTCCCAGGACGCCGCCCTGCAGAGGTTCGCTCTGCAGCGGGTCTCCGCCTGGAGGGGCAGGTACGCCCACAGCACGCCCGTGGCCGTGGACTGCACGGCCGAACTGGTGCGGTGCCAGGTGCTGGACCGGTCCGGCCAGCTGAGCGGGGACGACCTGGTCCTGCTTTACGGGGCGGCCCTGGTCCGCTTCGTGAACTTGAtcacggagaagcagcagggGAGGAGAGCCCGGCCCCTGAGGCGGCTGGCCGGCAAGCTGAACATCCCGGAGTGGGTGGTGGACCTGAGGCACGACTTCACCCACAGGAAGCTGCCCACCCTCATGTGGTGTCGGAAGGGATGCAAGGTGGTTCTGGAGTGGCTGCAGCAGGAGTACTGGTCCAGGCAGCTGGGCGGGGGTCCCGATGAGGACTGGGAGTCGCAGTCGGACGGAGAGGATGATGACGCTGACGTGAAGCAGCAGGAGGGTGAGCTGATGGAGCGGCAGAGGGAGATGGAGGCCTACAAGGCCGCCCGCGACTTCCTGGTCTCCTACGAAAAGGAGCGCTACCAGAGCCTGGACGGCTCACAGGAGGACAAGTGGCTGTCTCCCTTCGCCGACATGAGCTGGTTGCTGGGGGACATCAAGCAGTTCTCCTTGGACTCCGCCGAGCTGCTGGTGGACGTGCTGCTGGAGGACGGGTTCCTGGTTCCGACCGCCGAGCAGCTGCAAACGCTGGGCTGTGACCCGTCCGAGGACTGCGGCCCCTCTGGACCCAGAGTCCCCCCGGTCTTCCTGCGGTTCTGGCTGCCGCTGCTGAAGGCGCTCAACTCGCCCTCCTTCATCCACCTGTTTCTGGGGAAGCTGCTGGCGGAGCTGAagctggcggccggcggccaGAGGGAGCGCCGCGCCTTCTACATCTCCGCCTGGGCCTCGGAGGCCGTCCTCTGCAACAGCAACCGCCACGAGTTCCGCTTCGAGAGCAAGACGCAGAGGAAGGCGCGCGTCAGGGAGCGCATCTTCCTCAACCGCATCCAGCTGCGCTGGCGGCAGCTGCTGACGGCGTGTCTGGACGCGCCCTGCGTCTACACGCCCCACCTGCTGCGGCTGATCCTGGAGGACATGGAGCCTCCGCTGCCCCAGGAGACCCAGCAGAAGCTGCTGCGGCTCTGCTGCATCTACACGCAGAGCCCCGGCCCGCAGCCCGGCCCGTCCGAGGAGCAGAAACATCAGCCCGTGTACACCGTGGAGAGCCTGCAGCGCAGCCGGCCGAGGCGCAGCTCCGAGCGGCCCGAGGCGTCCGCTGACCTCCGGGGGGCGGATGTTCTGGCGCAAAAGGCCACGGCGCTCAGAGGTTCTCCGTGGCAGGTGTGTCCCGATAAGGTCCCGTGGGAGGACTACCCCCTGGGAAAGGTTCCCGGACAGTCAGACGATCCGTCGTGCCTCATGGCGGAGACGTACTCGACGATGACGGTGTCCGAGGAGCCGGTGGAGCTGGAGGGCGGCAGGAGGCAGAGCGCCGCGGGGGTCTCCGGGCCCGCCAGAACCGCGGAAGGTCTCCTGTGGGGCCAGAGCGATTTCACCAGACTGAAATCTGGACTCAAGCTGTTCTGA
- the haus7 gene encoding HAUS augmin-like complex subunit 7 isoform X2 produces MAGVLTENRAAHRVYESLQALSCPLVQDLYLQEDESMLELLCRPSVLRTDILAWICCRINPKFGTSKGMPEESKDPDGLEKKMAVIGQELMLCKADDLDLIKTSAGSSTDAEVLLSQIFAAENTPHLRQMLQPALDPWPPHIEALHEGHDSAHKPGEELPDVSDLLQSRQTELEQLQSKCDFLDSDEQNGSAFSPSSLRLAAGDLQQQMMTFSHLYETDLRLYCSRDPPSFSADAAVFQRVHQKLLACNTELEMQREISEASGSVSEDVKRLQTQPRYWSRGEKHTLTDQLEEISQRLGSIVSQLHT; encoded by the exons ATGGCGGGTGTTTTGACAGAAAACCGGGCTGCTCACCGTGTTTATGAGTCTCTGCAG GCTCTGTCCTGTCCCTTGGTGCAAGATCTGTACCTGCAGGAAGACGAGAGCATGCTGGAGCTGCTGTGCCGCCCCTCAGTGCTCCGCACCGACATCCTGGCATGGATCTGCTGCAG AATCAACCCAAAATTTGGAACATCTAAAGGAATGCCAGAGGAATCCAAAGATCCCGACGGTTTAGAGAAAA AAATGGCTGTGATTGGCCAGGAGCTGATGCTGTGCAAGGCGGACGACCTGGATCTAATCAAG ACGTCTGCTGGTAGCAGCACCGATGCAGAGGTGCTTCTAAGTCAGATTTTTGCTGCGGAGAACACGCCTCACCTCAGACAAATGCTGCAGCCAGCGCTGGACCCCTGGCCGCCACACATCGA AGCTTTGCATGAAGGCCACGATTCTGCTCATAAGCCAGGAGAAGAGCTTCCAGATGTGTCCGACCTTCTGCAGTCCAGGCAGACAGAACTGGAACAGCTGCAGTCCAAG TGCGACTTCCTGGACAGCGACGAGCAGAATGGGAGCGCCTTCTCGCCGAGCTCGCTGCGGTTAGCAGCAGGCGACCTCCAGCAGCAGATGATGACCTTCAGCCATCTCTATGAGACGGACCTGAGGCTGTACTGCAGCAGAGACCCGCCCAGCTTCAGCGCAGACGCGGCCGTCTTCCAGAGAGTACACCAGAAGCTGCTGGCCTGCAACACG GAGCTGGAAATGCAGAGGGAAATAAGCGAGGCCTCCGGGTCTGTGAGCGAGGACGTGAAACGTCTACAAACGCAGCCTCGCTACTGGAGCAGAGGGGAGAAGCACACGCTAA CGGATCAGCTGGAGGAAATCAGCCAGCGACTGGGGAGCATCGTCTCACAGCTTCACACCTGA
- the haus7 gene encoding HAUS augmin-like complex subunit 7 isoform X1: MAGVLTENRAAHRVYESLQALSCPLVQDLYLQEDESMLELLCRPSVLRTDILAWICCRINPKFGTSKGMPEESKDPDGLEKKMAVIGQELMLCKADDLDLIKGTASPQRQLQFLQQLLSFVPGVKTSAGSSTDAEVLLSQIFAAENTPHLRQMLQPALDPWPPHIEALHEGHDSAHKPGEELPDVSDLLQSRQTELEQLQSKCDFLDSDEQNGSAFSPSSLRLAAGDLQQQMMTFSHLYETDLRLYCSRDPPSFSADAAVFQRVHQKLLACNTELEMQREISEASGSVSEDVKRLQTQPRYWSRGEKHTLTDQLEEISQRLGSIVSQLHT; encoded by the exons ATGGCGGGTGTTTTGACAGAAAACCGGGCTGCTCACCGTGTTTATGAGTCTCTGCAG GCTCTGTCCTGTCCCTTGGTGCAAGATCTGTACCTGCAGGAAGACGAGAGCATGCTGGAGCTGCTGTGCCGCCCCTCAGTGCTCCGCACCGACATCCTGGCATGGATCTGCTGCAG AATCAACCCAAAATTTGGAACATCTAAAGGAATGCCAGAGGAATCCAAAGATCCCGACGGTTTAGAGAAAA AAATGGCTGTGATTGGCCAGGAGCTGATGCTGTGCAAGGCGGACGACCTGGATCTAATCAAG GGTACAGCCAGTCCTCAGCGACAGCTTCAGTTCCTGCAGCAACTTCTTTCCTTTGTTCCCGGTGTTAAGACGTCTGCTGGTAGCAGCACCGATGCAGAGGTGCTTCTAAGTCAGATTTTTGCTGCGGAGAACACGCCTCACCTCAGACAAATGCTGCAGCCAGCGCTGGACCCCTGGCCGCCACACATCGA AGCTTTGCATGAAGGCCACGATTCTGCTCATAAGCCAGGAGAAGAGCTTCCAGATGTGTCCGACCTTCTGCAGTCCAGGCAGACAGAACTGGAACAGCTGCAGTCCAAG TGCGACTTCCTGGACAGCGACGAGCAGAATGGGAGCGCCTTCTCGCCGAGCTCGCTGCGGTTAGCAGCAGGCGACCTCCAGCAGCAGATGATGACCTTCAGCCATCTCTATGAGACGGACCTGAGGCTGTACTGCAGCAGAGACCCGCCCAGCTTCAGCGCAGACGCGGCCGTCTTCCAGAGAGTACACCAGAAGCTGCTGGCCTGCAACACG GAGCTGGAAATGCAGAGGGAAATAAGCGAGGCCTCCGGGTCTGTGAGCGAGGACGTGAAACGTCTACAAACGCAGCCTCGCTACTGGAGCAGAGGGGAGAAGCACACGCTAA CGGATCAGCTGGAGGAAATCAGCCAGCGACTGGGGAGCATCGTCTCACAGCTTCACACCTGA